The proteins below are encoded in one region of Sporosarcina sp. FSL K6-1508:
- the wecB gene encoding non-hydrolyzing UDP-N-acetylglucosamine 2-epimerase has translation MTKKWKVMTIFGTRPEAIKMAPLVLELQKHSDDIESIVTVTAQHREMLDQVLHTFGITPDFDLNIMKNRQTLVDVATRGLEGLDRIMKEAQPDIVLVHGDTSTTFVGSLAAFYNRISVGHVEAGLRTWDKYSPYPEEMNRQLTGVIADLHFSPTEQSARNLIAEGKSEERIYITGNTAIDALQTTVREEYAHPVLDKIGTDRLVLLTAHRRENLGEPMRNMFRAINRLLAKHDDIQVVYPVHMNPAVREIADELLGGNDRIHLIEPLEVIDFHNFAARSHIILTDSGGVQEEAPSLGKPVIVLRDTTERPEGIEAGTLKLAGTDEETIFTLTDTLLTDEMEYNKMAKASNPYGDGHASERIVEALKKYLSSIE, from the coding sequence TTGACAAAGAAATGGAAAGTGATGACGATTTTCGGCACGAGGCCGGAAGCTATTAAAATGGCTCCGCTCGTATTGGAACTGCAAAAGCATTCGGACGACATTGAATCGATTGTGACGGTTACAGCGCAACATCGCGAAATGCTGGACCAAGTGCTTCACACATTCGGTATCACACCAGATTTTGATCTTAATATCATGAAAAACCGGCAAACACTCGTTGACGTTGCGACACGCGGACTAGAGGGGCTTGATCGGATCATGAAAGAAGCACAGCCTGATATCGTACTTGTGCATGGAGATACATCGACGACTTTTGTCGGCAGCCTGGCAGCTTTCTATAACCGAATTTCGGTCGGACATGTTGAAGCGGGACTGCGCACGTGGGATAAATATTCGCCCTACCCAGAAGAAATGAATCGGCAGCTGACAGGTGTCATTGCTGATCTTCATTTTTCACCGACAGAACAATCGGCCCGCAATCTAATTGCTGAAGGGAAGTCGGAAGAACGTATTTATATAACAGGTAATACTGCAATTGATGCGCTTCAAACGACAGTGCGCGAAGAATATGCTCATCCGGTTCTCGATAAAATCGGGACGGACAGACTAGTATTGCTAACCGCCCATCGCCGTGAAAACTTGGGTGAACCAATGCGCAACATGTTCCGTGCCATTAACCGGCTACTTGCAAAACATGACGATATCCAAGTCGTCTATCCTGTCCATATGAACCCGGCAGTCCGTGAAATAGCAGACGAACTTCTCGGCGGAAACGACCGTATTCATTTGATCGAACCGCTTGAAGTTATCGATTTCCATAACTTTGCCGCACGTTCACATATCATCTTAACCGATTCAGGCGGTGTTCAAGAAGAAGCGCCGTCACTGGGTAAACCGGTAATTGTATTGCGTGACACGACTGAACGTCCTGAAGGTATCGAAGCCGGCACATTAAAATTGGCTGGTACGGATGAAGAAACAATCTTCACGTTGACAGATACACTTTTGACAGATGAAATGGAATACAACAAGATGGCAAAAGCGTCCAATCCATATGGTGACGGCCACGCTTCTGAACGGATTGTTGAAGCGTTAAAAAAATACTTATCTTCTATTGAATAA
- the upp gene encoding uracil phosphoribosyltransferase — protein MPKIHVFDHPLIQHKLTYIRDINTGTKEFRELVDEVATLMAYEITRELPLHEVEIQTPVCKANSNVLAGKKLGIVPILRAGIGMVDGILKLIPAAKVGHVGLYRDPETLQPIEYYVKLPSDVSVRDFILVDPMLATGGSAIAAVESLKSRGATSIKFMCLIAAPEGVKALTEAHPDVDIYIAAMDEKLDEKGYIIPGLGDAGDRLFGTK, from the coding sequence ATGCCGAAAATACACGTTTTTGATCATCCGCTTATCCAACATAAACTGACGTACATACGTGACATCAACACAGGAACGAAAGAATTCCGTGAACTTGTCGATGAAGTAGCGACACTGATGGCTTACGAAATAACACGCGAACTTCCGCTTCACGAAGTGGAAATCCAAACGCCTGTCTGTAAAGCCAATTCAAACGTACTTGCGGGCAAAAAACTTGGCATTGTACCGATCCTGCGTGCAGGTATCGGAATGGTTGATGGTATTTTGAAACTTATTCCAGCAGCAAAAGTGGGACATGTTGGACTTTACCGTGATCCAGAAACGCTTCAGCCAATCGAGTATTATGTGAAACTTCCTTCCGACGTATCGGTACGCGACTTCATTCTTGTCGATCCAATGCTGGCGACGGGCGGATCTGCAATTGCGGCAGTCGAATCATTGAAGAGCCGCGGTGCGACAAGCATTAAGTTCATGTGTCTAATTGCTGCTCCAGAAGGTGTGAAAGCATTGACAGAAGCACATCCCGACGTTGATATTTATATCGCTGCAATGGATGAAAAACTTGATGAAAAAGGCTACATCATACCAGGACTTGGTGATGCAGGCGACCGTCTATTCGGAACAAAATGA
- a CDS encoding putative bifunctional diguanylate cyclase/phosphodiesterase, with protein MDNPRKTQTDKAEKAILFNWLQRFGSRFRTGFILTDPSVSDDPVVFINEAFTDITGYPSEEVIGQNLRFMQGEETDMELIEEINKKLRKGMPANAEILHYKKDGTPFWNELVIQPLVDERGKVLFTASFILDVTERKKDESLLRLQEAIFSGINAGEELTDLLQKIGNVVESFFPEGSVCSILFKEQDDGWYIGAADSVPDQLIGEMLNNKALGNKYVPEDVIVMESSELTVRQVEKSASDFYSNWSVPTVDDEGEMNGLLTVFMKKNGNPTEMQIQFLKKMVPIVQMTRKHYTQQTEYRRLAFTDPQTGLPNRHAFLNKLKQNILDGQEHFVAIIEPGEYAKIVDLYGRDAADELFVQLGKRIEKVGETKPNFIGRFSSASLVMTSESEEGSGEHYLLELGAIVGEPFIVAGQEMFITLKIGISFTEGDKKSEEELLRRADIAMSDAKKKPGNAMSFYRNLQNEEMIREMKIFNELSKALIAQEIDVYLQPKVDLKDGEIIGFEALARWFSPVLGPVPPNLFIPAAENMGKIIDLEIVILSKVMEWQQKREQSGKKMYQVAVNISVHHFFDHAFVDELKKLANNYDLSPRHIMLEMTESIGLVDLQKAKLIFKELNKAGFEISVDDFGVGFSSLSYLPQLPLCELKIDRSFISALDEPDTLAVVRTIIQLAENLNLTTVAEGIEEERHIEVLRSLGCKVGQGFYYYKPMPLEEIDQLLAE; from the coding sequence ATGGATAATCCTAGAAAAACGCAGACCGACAAAGCTGAAAAAGCAATATTATTTAATTGGCTTCAACGTTTTGGAAGCCGTTTTCGGACAGGTTTCATTTTGACGGATCCATCTGTTTCAGACGATCCAGTTGTTTTTATCAATGAAGCATTTACTGACATTACGGGTTACCCATCCGAAGAAGTGATTGGGCAAAACTTGCGATTCATGCAAGGCGAAGAAACCGATATGGAGCTTATTGAGGAAATCAATAAGAAACTTCGCAAGGGAATGCCTGCGAATGCCGAAATCCTTCATTATAAAAAAGACGGTACTCCGTTTTGGAATGAGCTCGTTATCCAGCCGCTCGTCGACGAAAGAGGGAAAGTTTTATTTACCGCATCTTTCATTTTGGATGTGACCGAACGGAAAAAGGACGAATCCTTGCTAAGGTTGCAAGAGGCTATTTTTTCAGGCATAAATGCGGGGGAAGAGCTCACTGATTTATTGCAAAAGATAGGGAATGTCGTTGAGTCTTTCTTTCCGGAAGGTTCTGTATGCTCGATTCTTTTCAAAGAGCAGGATGACGGTTGGTACATTGGAGCTGCAGACTCCGTACCTGACCAATTGATTGGAGAAATGTTGAACAACAAGGCGCTGGGGAACAAATATGTACCAGAAGATGTAATTGTCATGGAAAGTAGTGAACTGACTGTCCGACAGGTAGAGAAATCGGCATCAGATTTTTATTCGAATTGGTCGGTCCCTACAGTTGACGACGAAGGTGAAATGAATGGGCTACTAACGGTATTCATGAAGAAAAATGGAAATCCGACGGAAATGCAAATTCAGTTCCTCAAAAAGATGGTTCCTATTGTACAAATGACGAGAAAGCATTATACACAGCAAACAGAGTATCGCAGGCTTGCTTTCACTGATCCGCAAACGGGGCTTCCGAACCGACATGCGTTTTTGAATAAACTTAAACAAAACATCTTAGACGGACAAGAACATTTTGTTGCAATTATAGAACCAGGTGAATATGCAAAAATTGTAGACCTGTATGGAAGAGATGCAGCTGATGAATTGTTCGTTCAGCTTGGCAAACGAATTGAAAAAGTAGGTGAAACAAAACCAAACTTTATCGGTCGTTTTTCAAGTGCATCGCTTGTCATGACGAGTGAAAGCGAAGAAGGCAGTGGGGAACACTATCTTCTTGAATTGGGCGCGATTGTTGGGGAGCCATTCATTGTTGCTGGCCAAGAAATGTTCATCACGCTGAAAATTGGGATTTCATTTACTGAAGGCGACAAAAAAAGTGAAGAGGAACTTTTACGCAGAGCGGATATAGCGATGTCGGATGCGAAAAAGAAGCCTGGCAATGCGATGTCATTTTACAGGAATCTGCAAAACGAAGAAATGATAAGAGAAATGAAGATATTTAATGAATTGTCTAAGGCTCTGATTGCACAGGAAATCGATGTCTATCTTCAACCGAAAGTCGATTTAAAAGATGGTGAAATCATAGGCTTCGAAGCGCTTGCCCGCTGGTTCTCGCCGGTCCTCGGTCCAGTGCCGCCCAACCTATTCATCCCGGCTGCAGAAAATATGGGTAAGATCATTGATCTGGAAATCGTTATTTTATCGAAAGTGATGGAATGGCAGCAGAAACGCGAGCAATCAGGCAAAAAAATGTATCAGGTGGCCGTCAATATTTCTGTCCATCATTTCTTTGACCACGCTTTCGTCGATGAACTAAAAAAACTCGCAAATAACTATGACCTTTCGCCACGGCATATTATGCTGGAAATGACGGAAAGTATCGGACTCGTTGATTTGCAAAAGGCGAAATTAATTTTTAAAGAACTAAATAAGGCAGGGTTCGAAATATCAGTAGACGATTTTGGTGTCGGATTTTCATCGCTCAGCTATTTGCCGCAATTGCCTCTTTGCGAGTTGAAGATTGATCGCAGTTTCATCAGCGCGCTTGATGAACCGGATACACTTGCTGTCGTCAGAACAATCATCCAACTTGCTGAGAATCTCAATTTAACAACAGTTGCGGAGGGAATTGAAGAAGAACGGCACATTGAAGTTCTGCGCAGTCTAGGCTGCAAAGTGGGGCAAGGGTTCTACTATTATAAGCCGATGCCTTTAGAAGAAATCGATCAATTACTTGCCGAATAG
- the glyA gene encoding serine hydroxymethyltransferase: MELNNVKREDEAVYEAIMAEKKRQQSNIELIASENFVTEAVMEAQGSYLTNKYAEGYPGKRYYGGCEHVDVVENIARDRVKEIFGAEYANVQPHSGAQANMAVYFAVLEPGDTVLGMNLSHGGHLTHGSPVNFSGELYNFVDYGVSKEDERIDYEDVRQKALEHKPKMIVAGASAYPREIDFAKFREIADEVGAYLFVDMAHIAGLVAVGEHQNPVPHAHFVTSTTHKTLRGPRGGLILSTQEFERKLNKSIFPGVQGGPLMHVIAAKAVAFGEAQKPEFKTYIQQVKSNAKVLAEALIAEGVDVVSGGTDNHLVLLNLRSLEITGKIAEHVLDEVGITVNKNTIPFDTESPFVTSGVRIGTPAVTTRGFKEEEMKEIASIMAKLLKNHEDEAVKKEAQQRVTALTDKYPLYA; this comes from the coding sequence ATGGAATTGAACAATGTGAAACGTGAAGATGAAGCTGTATATGAAGCAATTATGGCGGAGAAAAAGCGTCAACAGTCAAATATTGAATTGATTGCTTCTGAAAACTTCGTAACAGAAGCGGTTATGGAAGCACAAGGTTCTTATTTAACGAACAAATATGCAGAAGGCTATCCAGGCAAACGTTATTACGGTGGCTGTGAGCATGTCGACGTTGTTGAAAACATCGCACGTGACCGAGTTAAGGAAATTTTCGGTGCTGAATATGCAAACGTTCAACCGCACTCTGGTGCACAAGCGAACATGGCTGTTTACTTTGCAGTACTTGAGCCCGGAGATACGGTTCTTGGTATGAATCTATCGCACGGCGGTCACTTGACGCATGGTAGTCCAGTTAACTTCTCTGGCGAGTTGTACAACTTTGTAGATTATGGAGTAAGCAAGGAAGATGAGCGGATTGACTACGAGGATGTTCGTCAAAAAGCACTTGAGCATAAACCGAAAATGATCGTAGCAGGGGCAAGCGCATATCCGCGTGAAATTGATTTTGCGAAATTCCGTGAAATCGCGGATGAAGTGGGCGCATATCTATTTGTAGACATGGCGCATATTGCGGGGCTTGTAGCAGTAGGTGAGCATCAGAACCCAGTACCTCACGCACACTTCGTCACATCGACAACACATAAAACATTACGCGGACCGCGTGGCGGACTTATCCTTTCTACACAGGAATTCGAACGTAAGCTGAATAAATCAATCTTCCCGGGTGTCCAAGGCGGACCATTGATGCACGTCATTGCCGCAAAAGCGGTTGCATTCGGCGAAGCACAGAAACCGGAGTTCAAAACATATATTCAACAAGTGAAGAGCAATGCTAAAGTATTGGCTGAAGCGCTAATTGCGGAAGGTGTAGACGTCGTATCCGGCGGAACAGACAACCATCTGGTTTTATTAAACTTGCGATCACTTGAAATCACTGGGAAAATTGCAGAGCATGTATTGGATGAAGTCGGCATCACTGTGAATAAAAATACGATTCCATTTGACACGGAAAGCCCATTTGTTACATCGGGAGTCCGAATCGGAACGCCAGCAGTTACAACACGCGGCTTTAAAGAAGAAGAAATGAAAGAAATTGCATCGATCATGGCGAAACTTCTGAAAAACCATGAAGACGAAGCGGTGAAAAAAGAAGCGCAACAACGTGTTACTGCATTAACGGACAAATATCCGTTATATGCATAA
- a CDS encoding TIGR01440 family protein, which translates to MQLHDLHPVGLRKKAGVNKVDALNLWKLQLEQLLTEMAEQTDLIPGTLFVVGCSTSEIAGKRIGTGGALEIGEALYEPLKDFSEKHNLFLAFQGCEHINRALTIERHAAEKYMLEPVSIIPVTHAGGSMSAYAYQHMNDPVVVEEIRASAGIDIGQTLIGMHLKRVAVPLRTSIGKIGNAVVTVATTRPKLIGGERAKYKIDNDSEGE; encoded by the coding sequence ATGCAGCTACATGACCTACATCCTGTAGGCCTCCGCAAGAAAGCAGGTGTGAATAAAGTGGATGCTTTGAATTTATGGAAGCTTCAACTCGAACAGCTGTTAACAGAAATGGCTGAACAGACAGACCTTATTCCAGGAACGCTATTCGTCGTTGGCTGTTCGACTTCTGAAATTGCCGGCAAACGAATCGGAACGGGAGGGGCGCTTGAAATTGGAGAAGCGTTATATGAACCTCTAAAAGATTTTTCCGAAAAACATAATTTATTTCTTGCATTTCAAGGATGCGAACATATTAATAGAGCGTTAACAATTGAACGGCATGCAGCCGAAAAATACATGCTTGAGCCAGTGTCAATCATACCAGTGACACATGCAGGCGGTTCAATGTCCGCCTATGCCTACCAGCATATGAACGATCCTGTAGTTGTAGAGGAGATTCGCGCAAGCGCCGGCATTGATATTGGACAGACCTTAATCGGTATGCATTTAAAGCGGGTTGCTGTCCCTCTGCGCACCTCAATTGGAAAAATCGGCAACGCGGTTGTCACGGTTGCAACAACAAGACCGAAGTTAATTGGTGGAGAACGTGCAAAATATAAAATAGATAATGATAGCGAAGGGGAATGA
- the rpiB gene encoding ribose 5-phosphate isomerase B: MKIAISSDHGGNNLRHEIIKLLAELGLEFVDFGPDSNESVDYPDFAAPVANGIASGEFDRGILICGTGIGMSIAANKVKGIRCALVHDVFSAKATRQHNDSNVLAMGERVIGPGHAREVATAWLKTEFEGGRHERRIGKLMELED; the protein is encoded by the coding sequence ATGAAAATCGCGATTTCTTCAGATCACGGCGGAAACAATCTTCGTCATGAAATTATCAAATTATTGGCAGAACTAGGATTGGAATTCGTGGACTTTGGTCCAGATTCAAATGAGTCCGTTGACTATCCGGACTTTGCGGCACCTGTCGCCAATGGAATAGCATCAGGAGAATTTGATCGGGGCATTCTTATTTGTGGAACAGGGATTGGCATGTCTATTGCGGCGAATAAAGTAAAAGGCATCCGTTGTGCCCTTGTTCATGACGTCTTTAGTGCGAAAGCAACAAGACAGCATAACGATTCAAACGTTCTGGCGATGGGCGAACGCGTCATCGGGCCTGGCCATGCAAGAGAAGTCGCAACGGCTTGGCTGAAAACAGAATTCGAAGGCGGACGCCACGAGCGCCGCATAGGCAAACTAATGGAACTAGAGGACTAA
- a CDS encoding methyl-accepting chemotaxis protein — translation MREKRGKKFGLKRKLILFITILAIVTYTTSALFINIVQPQFFPNFEPFWFAVMTYAMGIFWSGVLAALFSTVLTKPLQNLEEAANKVADGEIGMDIELPNSSDEIRSVAEAFQHMVINLRTIVGQIETNYDKTASTVDNLSAETGAAARQADAVASTIKEIASGAEESAIAIQETAEAIEDVRLLAVEVSNRAEDSSERSTEMLEELGRTTEVFRILVDGIRNMSSQSELSLGTIRQLDHNAQKIGEIVQLVGNIAAQTNLLALNASIEAARAGEHGKGFAVVAEEVRVLADESAKAVNGISDLVATIQTDVTKVVKEMEQQVKTAATEADRANETSENVEAMASKVNGMADSVVEITKFVELQLTNIETTARQSQEVAAIAEETSAGALEVGAATEEQVHSIEQADAMASELKTQSEELYNVISQFDRTTRKA, via the coding sequence ATGAGAGAAAAAAGGGGAAAAAAGTTTGGCTTAAAGAGAAAGCTAATTCTATTTATAACGATACTTGCGATTGTCACCTACACAACAAGTGCCTTATTCATTAACATCGTACAACCACAATTTTTCCCGAATTTCGAACCGTTCTGGTTTGCAGTGATGACGTATGCAATGGGGATATTCTGGTCGGGCGTGTTAGCGGCACTCTTCAGTACCGTTTTGACTAAACCATTGCAAAACTTGGAAGAAGCAGCGAACAAAGTCGCAGATGGGGAAATAGGTATGGATATCGAGCTGCCGAACTCGTCTGATGAAATTCGCTCAGTCGCAGAAGCATTTCAGCATATGGTCATTAATTTACGTACAATAGTTGGGCAAATTGAAACGAATTATGACAAAACAGCCAGTACAGTAGATAATTTATCTGCTGAAACCGGAGCAGCTGCGAGACAAGCGGATGCAGTAGCATCTACGATCAAGGAAATTGCCTCCGGCGCAGAGGAATCGGCAATCGCCATCCAAGAAACAGCAGAAGCCATTGAAGATGTCCGGCTGTTAGCTGTTGAAGTGAGCAACAGAGCGGAAGATTCCTCTGAACGTTCAACAGAGATGCTTGAGGAACTGGGACGGACGACAGAAGTATTCCGGATACTTGTCGACGGTATCCGAAATATGTCTTCGCAAAGTGAGTTATCACTTGGCACAATTAGGCAGTTGGATCACAATGCACAGAAAATCGGAGAAATTGTCCAGCTTGTTGGCAACATTGCTGCACAGACAAATTTACTGGCATTGAATGCGTCAATCGAGGCTGCACGTGCTGGCGAACATGGTAAAGGCTTTGCAGTAGTTGCAGAAGAAGTACGCGTGCTGGCTGATGAAAGTGCCAAAGCCGTAAATGGCATCTCAGATCTTGTGGCGACAATCCAGACAGATGTCACGAAAGTCGTCAAGGAAATGGAACAGCAAGTGAAGACGGCCGCAACTGAAGCAGACCGTGCAAATGAAACAAGCGAAAATGTCGAAGCGATGGCGTCTAAAGTGAATGGCATGGCCGATTCTGTCGTTGAAATCACAAAATTTGTCGAACTGCAGTTAACCAATATCGAAACAACCGCGCGTCAATCGCAAGAAGTCGCAGCAATCGCCGAAGAAACTTCAGCTGGAGCACTCGAAGTCGGAGCTGCCACAGAAGAACAAGTGCACTCAATCGAGCAGGCAGACGCAATGGCAAGCGAACTAAAGACCCAATCCGAAGAACTTTATAACGTCATTAGCCAATTTGACAGGACTACAAGAAAAGCGTAG
- a CDS encoding low molecular weight protein arginine phosphatase, producing the protein MNIYLICTGNTCRSPMAEAILRSKGIANVAVRSAGIHAQNGWPISSNAKMLIEELDMPYTAVSRAVSSEDLKWADIVLTMTEGHKAALIHAHPEADYKTFTLKGFVTPEIAGDVHDPYGGDIETYRQSFDELSEIIDVLEQKLMEE; encoded by the coding sequence ATGAATATTTATTTAATTTGCACAGGAAACACATGTAGAAGCCCGATGGCGGAGGCAATTCTCCGTTCAAAAGGGATTGCGAATGTGGCAGTTCGTTCGGCGGGAATTCACGCACAGAACGGCTGGCCGATTTCTTCGAATGCAAAAATGCTGATAGAAGAATTGGACATGCCTTACACCGCTGTTTCAAGAGCTGTTTCGAGTGAAGATTTGAAGTGGGCAGATATCGTATTGACAATGACTGAAGGCCATAAAGCCGCACTCATACATGCCCACCCAGAAGCGGATTATAAGACATTCACATTAAAAGGATTTGTGACGCCGGAAATTGCTGGTGATGTGCACGACCCGTACGGCGGCGATATCGAAACCTACCGGCAGTCATTCGATGAGTTGTCGGAGATCATTGATGTGCTTGAACAGAAACTGATGGAGGAATAA
- a CDS encoding manganese efflux pump MntP has protein sequence MAELFAAGVTTLDVLVIYSFLQVKKGKFILALWTSFLNMAFPFLGFITGELSAHIFTVWSSILSGVMLSLIGIHMLLQDNTSGSPSRLASPFIIAFAVSVDAFSVSVSFGMLQMDKMLFIAASGLFTFIFSYAALRIKGHFGLKNGRVLRTIAGLALLTLGILSCFS, from the coding sequence TTGGCAGAATTGTTCGCAGCTGGTGTTACAACTTTAGATGTTTTAGTCATCTATTCTTTTCTGCAAGTTAAAAAAGGGAAGTTTATATTGGCACTTTGGACGTCTTTTCTTAATATGGCATTCCCGTTTCTTGGCTTTATAACAGGAGAGTTGTCTGCGCATATATTCACAGTCTGGAGCAGTATATTATCAGGCGTAATGCTTAGTTTAATCGGTATACATATGCTGTTACAAGATAATACATCGGGCTCTCCGTCAAGACTGGCCTCTCCTTTTATCATTGCATTCGCTGTAAGTGTCGACGCCTTTTCGGTGAGTGTTTCATTTGGTATGCTTCAGATGGATAAAATGCTGTTCATCGCAGCATCGGGATTATTTACCTTCATCTTTTCTTACGCAGCGCTTCGGATAAAAGGGCATTTTGGTCTTAAAAATGGAAGAGTACTGAGGACAATTGCAGGTTTGGCTTTATTAACATTAGGAATATTGTCATGTTTTAGTTGA
- a CDS encoding L-threonylcarbamoyladenylate synthase, whose protein sequence is METKLVSVDNFLDNEKKYKQAVDILKNGGVVAFPTETVYGLGALATDQHAVQQIFEAKGRPSDNPLIVHIGNKEEVYNYVTGVNADAEKLMDTFWPGPLTLVFHKLPGIIAQNVTPGVETVGVRMPDHPVALGLLRALGKPLAAPSANRSGKPSPTEAAHVFKDLEGLIPLILDGGQTGVGVESTVLDMTSVPPTILRPGGTTQEMIESVIGNVIADSKSPGEQAPRSPGMKYLHYAPEAPVYIIDDDAQKIRSAIDALHAEGKKVALIGPDELDVPAVDWYFAIGPAGNSEAMATNLYGALRECDLTVADIILAVKTNLAGVGAAVMNRLMKAAEGKHYKD, encoded by the coding sequence ATGGAAACAAAATTGGTTTCAGTGGATAACTTTCTGGATAACGAAAAAAAATATAAACAGGCTGTGGATATATTGAAAAACGGCGGCGTCGTCGCTTTTCCTACGGAGACGGTGTACGGTTTGGGTGCTCTTGCAACTGACCAGCACGCCGTACAGCAAATCTTCGAAGCGAAAGGGAGACCTTCCGACAATCCACTTATCGTACATATTGGCAATAAAGAAGAAGTGTATAACTATGTAACAGGTGTTAACGCAGACGCGGAAAAACTGATGGATACGTTTTGGCCTGGCCCGCTTACGTTAGTTTTCCACAAATTACCTGGTATCATTGCACAAAATGTAACACCTGGCGTTGAAACAGTCGGTGTCCGAATGCCCGATCACCCGGTTGCATTAGGGCTTCTGCGGGCACTTGGCAAACCACTTGCTGCACCCAGCGCCAATCGGAGCGGGAAACCGAGTCCGACAGAAGCAGCTCACGTTTTTAAAGATCTTGAAGGACTTATTCCACTCATTCTGGACGGTGGACAGACTGGTGTTGGTGTTGAATCGACCGTTCTGGATATGACTTCAGTCCCACCGACTATTTTGCGTCCGGGCGGTACGACGCAAGAAATGATTGAAAGCGTCATTGGCAACGTCATAGCAGACAGCAAATCACCTGGTGAACAAGCGCCTCGTTCTCCGGGCATGAAGTATTTGCATTATGCACCCGAAGCTCCTGTTTACATCATTGATGACGACGCACAAAAAATTCGCAGTGCGATTGATGCGCTTCATGCGGAAGGAAAGAAAGTGGCTCTTATCGGTCCGGATGAACTGGACGTTCCAGCAGTGGATTGGTATTTTGCAATAGGCCCGGCTGGCAACAGTGAAGCAATGGCAACAAATTTATACGGTGCGCTTCGAGAATGTGATTTGACGGTTGCAGACATCATTCTCGCCGTCAAAACGAACTTAGCTGGAGTAGGTGCCGCCGTCATGAACAGATTAATGAAAGCTGCCGAAGGAAAACACTATAAAGACTGA
- a CDS encoding stage II sporulation protein R yields MLQDYEINRTKTIIQKLVPYIEFIIILIMIQALVSLFTTAAEEDDTIRFRLLAHSDTPADQRVKIAIQHEIQPLIENAVNSSKTKKELGDNLAALESTIIEIAKSKSNGTAISLERKAALFPPKRSGLFVHPQATYDAYILTIGSGRGDNWWCALFPKICFPDEKEEEEEKVTFFVWEWIKGLFA; encoded by the coding sequence ATGTTACAAGACTATGAGATTAATAGAACGAAAACTATAATTCAAAAATTGGTGCCTTATATTGAATTCATCATCATACTTATCATGATTCAGGCTCTTGTCTCGCTATTTACAACGGCGGCAGAGGAAGATGATACGATTCGTTTCAGGCTGCTTGCTCATTCCGATACGCCTGCTGATCAAAGGGTGAAAATAGCTATTCAACATGAAATCCAACCGCTCATCGAAAATGCGGTCAATAGTTCAAAGACGAAAAAGGAACTTGGGGATAACTTGGCAGCGCTCGAAAGTACAATCATCGAAATAGCCAAGTCGAAGTCAAACGGAACCGCCATATCGCTTGAGCGGAAGGCGGCATTGTTTCCGCCCAAGCGTTCGGGACTCTTCGTTCACCCGCAAGCAACATATGACGCCTACATTTTGACAATTGGCAGCGGACGCGGAGATAACTGGTGGTGTGCACTATTCCCGAAAATCTGTTTTCCGGATGAGAAAGAAGAAGAAGAGGAAAAAGTCACTTTTTTCGTCTGGGAGTGGATAAAAGGGCTATTTGCATAA